The nucleotide sequence CATCAGCGAGACGAGGAGGGTGAGAAAGCGCATCTGAAATCCCCAACAGAATCGAATTGCAGGCAGCAACAAATCGGCAGCGAAACTACACGAAGTGCCGGACTTCGTGCCACCAAAACGGCGGTTCGCCTGGTCCAAACCCGTTACTGTGTGGCCGAATGTGCACGATGGAATGCCCTTGAGCGTGATCCAAATCACGCTCGACCACTTTGTTTGGTCGTCCGAGCGGGCTTGTGGTTCATTGCGCGCGGGCGGGAACGGGCACAGTCGGCTTCAAATTCAGGAGGTTACCAAACAGGATCAGCGCAGCGCCAAGCACCGTCCAGGCGTCGAGCCGCTCAGAATATAGGAGCCAGCCGGCGGTCGCGGTCAGCGGCACGCGCAGGAAGTCCATCGGCACGACGATGGTCGCGTCCGTATATCGCATCGCGCTGGCGAGGCAGTAATGCGAAAACGTGCCGCAGATGGCGATGACGATCATCCAGGCCCAGGCATAGGGTGTCGGCCAGGTCCAGACGAACAGGGTCGGAACGAAGCCTGCGACAGATTGTACCACCAGCATCCAGAACAGGATCGACAGGGCGGTTTCCGTGCGGGTCAGCGATTTGACCAGCGCCATCGATATCCCGAAACCCATGGCGGCGCCGAGTGCAATGAGCTGGCCCGGATTGATCTCGCCGGTTGCGGGCCGGACGATGACGACGACGCCGACAAGGCCGAGCACGATCGCGGCGGTCTTCCAGGGTGTGATGCGCTCCGACAAGAAGCTCGCCGCGAGGATCGCGGTCCAGATCGGCATGGTGAATTCGATCGCCACGACCTGACCGATCGGT is from Bradyrhizobium sp. ISRA430 and encodes:
- a CDS encoding DMT family transporter translates to MSTTPSKMMAALWMAGWLSLMLIMAVAGRETTRELNVFQIMEVRSLLGFVLLSPIIYRAGGFKVLRTTRLPQHIGRNLVHYVAQLGWFFALTLIPIGQVVAIEFTMPIWTAILAASFLSERITPWKTAAIVLGLVGVVVIVRPATGEINPGQLIALGAAMGFGISMALVKSLTRTETALSILFWMLVVQSVAGFVPTLFVWTWPTPYAWAWMIVIAICGTFSHYCLASAMRYTDATIVVPMDFLRVPLTATAGWLLYSERLDAWTVLGAALILFGNLLNLKPTVPVPARAQ